In Asterias rubens chromosome 2, eAstRub1.3, whole genome shotgun sequence, the sequence CAGAAATTTGTCTGGATGTTGGAGCGTGAATTTTGTTGAAGGGGGTAGTGGGCTGTCTACTAAAGCAGTTCCTAGGTTTAAAAACATTACTGAAATGGGAAGGGGAAGTATTAAGTTTTATATCTCACCTCGGGTATTTCAAACAAACGGCGGCTCAAGTAGCTACTTTCATGGAGTTCCTTCGTCAATACTTTCAGTTGCAACTTCACTCATCAATGTTGTCTCGGCTGTCCTTCACTGTCCAACATGTCCAAGAGAAGCGGATTGGAAATGGCGTTTTGCTGAGATGCTTTTGAAAACCTAATTGTAGGAAGGGAAATTAAGAGTGATAACAGTAACTGGGTCTTAGTTCACAATATATATCCTATTGCCTAGACCAAGGCACTTTACAACATTATTTTCTCACCGGGTAAAACACAACAATTACATCAAGCTCCTTTATATGAGTGCTTAGGGGTTAGTCCAACACAGCATTATATCGGCCTGGACATGTTCCCAATAATACACCtaggttaagagaagcaatttatggttAAGTGTATTGAGTGTTCATgacagggattcaaaccaacaaacaatGTCTTTGACTTCGCTATCAGAAACTGAGTTTGAGGTGCTgcactgctcggccatgactttaatttcataataaatttgtaatttttctctcactttattttgtatagatTCTTGACTTTATGCTgaataattgtaaaatcttagTGGTTGGTGCAGGAGGCTTGGGATGTGAAATCCTCAAGGGTTTGGTAAGTTTCTCAATTAATTTGTAGCCACTCTAAATCCACTGCTACtgatttattgttatttttgtttcttgttttagtTGAGTAGCCTACATTTTcaatagcacttttcacactactctaataataataatagtaataatagtaggtatttgtaatgcgccaaatcaatctttacagatgttcaaggcgcaagcagagacaatgtaaacacaacaatacatgtacatatccagtgaatgctaaacaaacaatgataataacaccatttaaaaacaacaacaatgggaagAAATCAGAGGAGGGAAACCACAACCAGACCTGCAGCATTGAGCCAAAGAAAGTCCCGCCAAAGCCGGTCTCTCTATGACAAGAACGTGCAGGCCAAGCCGAGGGTTGCTCCCCTGGGTTGCCCGAGGGGAATAACGACCAGCCTGTTCACACTAAACTGCTTTACCCTCGGTCTGCCCTTGCAAATGAGCATCTTGAGGGAATAGCCAACACCTCACTGCTTTGGAGTAGGGGTTTGGGTAAAACCGTAGTAGAAACGTGCAGCCGGAACCCTGTTGTATAGGGACACAGTGTGTAAGTGCATTGAGTAACGTGGGGTAGATCAGTTTCTAGGGCCTCCCTTGGGCCTCCCAGGTCTGTATTCCATTTGATACATGGTGAAAAGGGTTAATGTCAGCAGTCAGGACTGGCTTAGGGGGAAATTAACAGTGGTTCTTAAGAATATAAATCTAAAAGTGTTTAGATCTAGTCAGAATTTTTGACATCAATAATTTTTAGttggtaaaaaaatacaaatttttgcaTCCATTTTAGGAAGAAAATAAGCAACCAAGGCTTAATACAATGAATAAATTGGCAAGTTAATACCTATGAAATGAACGTTTAATTTATTACTTTCATTGCAGGCTCTGATGGGTTTCCGTCAAATCGATGTGATTGATATGGACACAATAGATTTATCAAACCTCAATAGGCAGTTTCTATTCAGGTAAGTATGACGTTATTATCCAACGCTACCAAACACTGTTTCAGGTGATTAGTTGTGATTTTGTGTAAAGATTTGTATGCGATATTGCCTAACATTACAAGGCCatggacggccacttcaaggttaggtctacacttaactgatttgggctgtcgatccaaatcaactgtcaccaggaacacgttgctacctactcctggggccGAAACGGGAACCCCCTTCAACAGTCTGTAAGgacgtaggcatgggtatcatccactaggagccacctactcctggggccgaaacgggttacccccttcaacagtctgtaaggatgtaggcatgggtatcatccactaggagccacctactcctggggccgAAACGGGTTACCCCCTAcaacagtctgtaaggatgtaggcatgggtatcatccactagtagcctggttggtagagcagaatgctaTACCTTCTCATCTTTTTACTGTTTGCTCTTACTTGATAGGATAGTTGCCAATATTTTTGTGCATAAAATGAGATAATacttttttaattgtgtaattCTTCCTAACGGtaatgcaggcctggaatttcatctttggaagggcaaggccattttcattttgcaaagagtacttccattgaaaaatctcaaagtctataggaaacttttgaaggggcaccaaggccaagactaggggcaacaaagaccatggcctccgtggtcTCTGTGAAATTGCAGGCCTGTTAAGTGTTAGTCCAGAGTTTGAATAAAACTGTTGTATTTCTTCTTGTGCAGATTGAAGGATGTCGGTAAACCTAAAGCTAACGTTGCAGCAGACTTCATCAACAACAGAATACCTGGTTGCAATGTCACTCCGTATCCTTTGCACTTTATTTCATCTGATTCTTCATCATTAGTCATTCCTAGAATGACAGCTCTTGTGGGGATAGATCCATTTCCCATTTCCAAGtgtcaagtgtcatgaccaagaTTGGAACCCGCACCCCGATGACTCAACCACCAAAACTTGAGTCTGGTGcacaaggccattttcacatggtgttaccgcaaacctctctagGTAAtaatacttccaccatgcaaagttttaaatcctactcatCTCATTGTGATTAATGATGAACTCCTTAATGGTTGACCTTCTCAGACATTTCAAAAAGATTCAGGATTATGATTTTACATTTTATAGACGTAAGTAAAGTAACTCTTGCCATTTAAAATAACCTTGTATAAACCTATCCAACTCTTACACCCCATGTATAAACCTATCCAACTCTTACACCCCATGTATAAACCTATCCAACTCTTACACCCCTTGTATAAACCTATCCAACTCTTACACCCCATGTATAAACCTATCCAACTCTTACACCCCTTGTATAAACCTATCCAACTCTTACACCCCTTGTATAAACCTATCCAACTCTTACACCCCTTGTATAAACCTATCCAACTCTTACACCCCTTGTATAAACCTATCCAACTCTTATACCCCATGTATAAACCTATCCAACTCTTACACCCCTTGTATAAACCTATCCAACTCTTACACCCCATGTATAAACCTATCCAACTCTTACACCCCTTGTATAAACCTATCCAACTCTTACACCCCTTGTATAAACCTATCCAACTCTTACACCCCTTGTATAAACCTATCCAACTCTTACACCCCATGTATAAACCTATCCAACTCTTACACCCCTTGTATAAACCTATCCAACTCTTACACCCCATGTATAAACCTATCCAACTCTTACACCCCATGTATAAACCTATCCAACTCTTACACCCCTTGTATAAACCTATCCAACTCTTACACCCCTTGTATAAACCTATCCAACTCTTACACCCCTTGTATAAACCTATCCAACTCTTACACCCCTTGTATAAACCTATCCAACTCTTACACCCCTTGTATAAACCTATCCAACTCTTACACCCCATGTATAAACCTATCCAACTCTTACACCCCATGTATAAACCTATCCAACTCTTACACCCCTTGTATAAACCTATCCAACTCTTACACCCCTTGTATAAACCTATCCAACTCTTACACCCCTTGTATAAACCTATCCAACTCTTACACCCCATGTATAAACCTATCCAACTCTTACACCCCTTGTATAAACCTATCCAACTCTTACACCCCTTGTATAAACCTATCCAACTCTTACaccccatgtacatgtaagaaagCCTTTCTACTCTATAACATGGTGGACTTTTTTAATGTGTGTCCGTTCTTGAAAACTTAAGTTGCAACTTTTATGCAAAGTTTACTATTGATAATTAGCGTagtttaaaaactaaatttctTGAAGCTTTGAAACTTCATGAAATTGAAGGTCTTGACGACTTATGTACATATTTTATGTACAACAcgaaaactaaaactaaaaacgTTTGTTTGTGCGTAATGTGTCTGACGATGTGTTTCTGCTCTATGAgcctttaaatacaaatatGATCTTCTTAGAATTTGCAATGAATGCTTGATGTAAAACCATTCATTGAGTTTGCATGgtgtgtaaacaaaacaaacacataatGCTCTAAACAAGGGGAGTGCCTTTGCATACCGTTATCTTTCCCAGCATTTCATTTCTATGAAACTTGCTTTAAATCATACAGTAGTCCAGATAAATGTATgcaattatttctttgttttaagaGTTTCACATCGTAGTTAATGGTTTGGACTCGATCATCGCAAGACGCTGGATAAACAGTATGATGGTAAGTTCAGGAAATTCAtcttaaaagggcaaggccattttcttttgcaaagggcacttccatttgaaaatctgaaagtctatgGTAAACTTTTAGAAGGGGCTCTaaagttgaggtctcaaaatcaaattcgtggaaaattacttctttctcgaaaactacgtcacttcagagggagctgtttctcacaatgttttataccatcaacctctccccattactcgtaatcaagaaaggttttatgatgataattactttgagtgattaccaatagtgtccactgcctttaattagcTTTACGCATTACttgctttattattattatgataatatATTTCTGGTAGTGAAGTTAAGGATGCCTCAAAAGTCCACTTAATCACTATAGCTTGCAAGCCTTAGGAAACCTGTacacaagggtgcttgctatacgaaccagaaacactggtgTTATCCCCTACTCTTCAACGacaagtgttctgggttctttttcgGCGCTACCATTGCTAGTGCACGGGacacacaagtgtcaagaccaggacgtgaacccacactctgttgttCAGagacaccagagctcgagtccaatgctcttaaccgcttgaccacttggcagcacagggtggggggggggggggggtgtgtcaAGTTATCCTAACAAGGTCACTTCTCTTCAAGGCAATAACTGAATTGATCTCAACACCAAAGCTAGTATCACAGGCACAGTGCTTCCTACGCTAATAGATATCGAATGTTGTACTGTTTCTTTTATATCCGCTATAGTTGAGTTTATTGAATTATGAAGATGGTGCTGTGGACCCAACATCCATCGTACCAATGATTGATGGAGGAACAGAAGGGTTTAAAGGAAACGCCCGTGTTATCTTACCAGGAATGACGGCTTGTATTGAGTGTACGCTGGAGCTCTATCCACCACAGGTAAGAATCAGGGCCCAAGCTAAGCAGAAcatactgctaagcaaatttgtttgctaagcaaaataatgGGTTGGGAACCAGTGACAACAATGTAGTCTCTAtgcaattttggctggttacctgtttctaCTAAGCAAGCAATTTTTCTTGCTTAGCACGGTTTTTGACTTAGCAGGTATACATCGTTCTTGGAAATGTGTGCAAGCGCAGAACCATGTAACCAATTGAAAGTTACCTGCTACATGTGTATCTGCTGCCACCATGTGTTCCAAAGTTTCCCCACAGGCATGAAGCTTTTAAATCCCCTACAGGGGCTGAGGTTTTGGAATAACACTCTGTGTGGAAGGTCATCCATACAACTAGGTAGCAAAATAGCCCCCAATTATGATCCTGTATATATCCTCCATATCTGATATACCAAGGTCACAGCAAAACAAAGGGTGAACCTATGTGATTATGGTTTGACCATAATCAATTGCCTCATGACACCCAATACATCAACAGAGGCACTTTCTCCATGCATGTGGTTGTACAACCTAACGAACCATCCCAGATCAAATGTAAAGTGTGTGTACACTTTCTAATCCCAGTCCAAACCTTGTATATTATTCAACCAATGGCAATGTGGAGGCCTATCTATCTGGAGGTCACAATGAACCATGTGAAAGGTGAAcaaatcatgaatattcagtttTGTGTAAAGGTTCCTTAACACACAATTAAGGGAAACGTTTTTAAATCTTGTTCATATAATTTGTGGTAGGTTATCACAACTGATCCCAGAGATAGTGTAGTTATCGGGTAAAACTGCATTTTCTTTCACAAATTATCAATAGATTAATATCTATGTTTCTCATTACAACTTTACCACTATTTGTTTTATGATgcctttttattttctctattACCAGATCAATTTTCCGATGTGCACCATAGCTCATACACCCAGACTTCCCGAGCATTGTATTGAGTATGTTAAAGTCCTACGCTGGCCTCAGGAATATCCATTTGGGAGTAAGTCTCCAacagaatatttatttttagaaatgttATGATTAATTGATGATAGCTGGAATTTGATTTGTATATGACCATATTTGTTTTGTAGAAAATCTTCAGACAAAGTGAGGAATCCGCCCACAACCAAAATATCCATGTGTTGAGAAAATTATCTTTAAAAGtgagttatttttcaaacagttgttttgaaaaaaaaaaaattaagattgaGCAACCAAAGTAAAGCTGATCTCTTTATTCGTACAGAACTGACAATATTTGTCattcttgttttttgtatttatttattcctaAATTTATTCACCACTTTGTGAAAACGAAAAATGCAACCTGCCTGCTGAgcactgtgtacaaaacaatggATTAGAttattttacatgcattacacaacacatggaacccgaccaacgactttacatcccatcctaagcaaaggttaagtgtcttgcttttaagcaagacacttgtgttcttcttaaaataacacaagtgtcacgactggggctcgaacccacactctgctggtcagaaacacagCAGTTTGAATTcattgctcttaaccgctcggccacgacacttccacaaataAATACCTTatatgtacactgtatgtacaTACGATGTATACTAATTAGTACAAAACTATTGTGTGGTAGGTCCCAAAACTTGTTAACACAAATGATTTGTTTAAGAATTACAAGCCTTGAAAACACAAACCAGGTATAAACAATTCAATCAttctaatttgttttattcccaAGGTGATGTAGCCATAGATGGTGATGATCCAACACATATTCAGTGGATATTTGAAAAAGCACAAGAAAG encodes:
- the LOC117307348 gene encoding NEDD8-activating enzyme E1 catalytic subunit-like isoform X1 — translated: MADESVAMETSRVAEQDWPGRWAHLRKLLERTGPFAHPDFEPSPEILDFMLNNCKILVVGAGGLGCEILKGLALMGFRQIDVIDMDTIDLSNLNRQFLFRLKDVGKPKANVAADFINNRIPGCNVTPHFKKIQDYDFTFYRQFHIVVNGLDSIIARRWINSMMLSLLNYEDGAVDPTSIVPMIDGGTEGFKGNARVILPGMTACIECTLELYPPQINFPMCTIAHTPRLPEHCIEYVKVLRWPQEYPFGSDVAIDGDDPTHIQWIFEKAQERADQYNIMGVTYRLTQGVVKHIIPAVASTNATLSAQCVTEAFKIASSCCSPLNNYMVFNDTAGLYTYTFEAEKKEDCIACSQVPQVLTFPEDATLQNLLDHLVESASLQMKSPGITTTVNGKNKTLYMQNPEAIRIRTKENLPKKLKELGLEEKQELIVADITAPAALIFSLSYK
- the LOC117307348 gene encoding NEDD8-activating enzyme E1 catalytic subunit-like isoform X2: METSRVAEQDWPGRWAHLRKLLERTGPFAHPDFEPSPEILDFMLNNCKILVVGAGGLGCEILKGLALMGFRQIDVIDMDTIDLSNLNRQFLFRLKDVGKPKANVAADFINNRIPGCNVTPHFKKIQDYDFTFYRQFHIVVNGLDSIIARRWINSMMLSLLNYEDGAVDPTSIVPMIDGGTEGFKGNARVILPGMTACIECTLELYPPQINFPMCTIAHTPRLPEHCIEYVKVLRWPQEYPFGSDVAIDGDDPTHIQWIFEKAQERADQYNIMGVTYRLTQGVVKHIIPAVASTNATLSAQCVTEAFKIASSCCSPLNNYMVFNDTAGLYTYTFEAEKKEDCIACSQVPQVLTFPEDATLQNLLDHLVESASLQMKSPGITTTVNGKNKTLYMQNPEAIRIRTKENLPKKLKELGLEEKQELIVADITAPAALIFSLSYK